In Metarhizium brunneum chromosome 3, complete sequence, a genomic segment contains:
- the gedH gene encoding Anthrone oxygenase gedH codes for MQISGPPLVAVATGIVGSAWAAGAIASLSLIVIPVLKVSPESTAPAWADVYKRGAALMPKVAVGVALAYGYAAYDVQSHGGKWVGFAAAAGSMLAIVPFTLAVMTRTNASLQKAAKDGTPGSDPQVNSLLDDWAWMNFARSLFPLASAVIGAISFVNNNA; via the exons ATGCAAATCTCAGGTCCACCACTGGTTGCGGTCGCAACTGGCATCGTCGGTTCTGCATGGGCAGCTG GCGCTATCGCATCACTCTCGCTCATTGTCATACCTGTACTCAAAGTATCACCCGAGTCTACCGCCCCGGCATGGGCAGACGTGTACAAACGTGGAGCAGCCCTCATGCCTAAAGTTGCCGTTGGAGTTGCTCTCGCATATGGATACGCCGCCTATGATGTCCAGAGCCACGGTGGAAAATGGGTTGGGtttgcagctgcagctggcagCATGTTGGCTATCGTGCCGTTCACTCTGGCTGTCATGACGAGGACTAATGCTTCGTTGCAAAAGGCAGCCAAAGATGGGACTCCAGGCAGTGATCCCCAGGTCAACAGCCTGCTGGACGATTGGGCGTGGATGAATTTTGCTCGAAGTTTATTTCCTCTTGCTAGTGCCGTAATCGGTGCTATTTCTTTTGTTAACAATAACGCCTAG
- the rif1 gene encoding Telomere length regulator protein rif1: MASSVASASSSNILIALPARPPTPPREASHEVDVSLKSIVLGRASAFDPILSLHTPPNAHSFTSPVATGSNPSSSRARKKVEWSSHTDYREAPQYPEGLKAVKSSPFSAPSSATRFKPVKSILKPSSSPNPLASCFTNELDGPSPLNIIEMLDSTIKQLAGADRDSKLDAYMMLSRALKASNNLPDRVALQNKMSLFMQFVQRDMTAKSDHGNLDTSLINHSLTLLATFLHFPAIASTLTSDFSVFVVEQSIRSFEDEAMPKDVIRHLMQVMAFQNFSAKVMTSERVGRLIAALHKIEHHLKGKSIIMSRLHIYKRLIKQSRNHMAAHLDWLKDMFTDMLSSVKDIRSQAISLGSEAGFALRSEKQLLRKASELFQAANDTETYIDFYIKRLQAMVKEKHCCHFVPQIWSVVILFLRCPLDRWQHYGPWLTLVQSAFNMTDNSTKQEANFAWNRYLYLSLSDNRVSPKCIATLCQPLLSQLRRKSSAKQPEEALKLRRVVIGGICNLYYYAFTPGSDKYDTDVLWDVAVQPIISQLISLDGMPDVPGDGIMQAARLLVGLLDVVTPRIWRQDRIVDLPPVKPDELPAIDSKWVRRNCDKVLQLVGPVIQKKFIDLANKDSLIYRLWQALVGSVAAASAKDIKVSEDTAKFVGCTFGLLSTVFTAENAEPESTSSNSKFLSGVSNFVQILIDGLGLLPFTEKRLSMTVLNTFEPVATPSQRLDRSDKPRGVVRMPLHHLFVMLAAVPVGGSDDDALARFFQSIFEPFLKGRSVKGRFDLAKELLQLLPRNSLSPYGPWLLAADCAKACLDKRSVLTAGCIPVPDKMNGPEFREIVSLIERGLSSHPNLPPRQWTPFFETVATQVSSDFGDAGCSLVVIEPLAKAILDMPGAATEGLSPLIIQAVTSLFNYAKLPRDKQAVESARSRLWGAPPTLPKMTLFDPLDHLYKLGNHFLAALYDQQLDTDWNVRAVPLLEAVDTFLVKNWPLFGIEVLSKLQTGLGVWLQNEKTHIQEKHESSLFTCVATIWDHVCSNLAAQERPNRRSLDVIEPVLTAAFKSTHATIVNRTCVMWNAIMKGDEDIQCSDSLMAIISSVRSKVDIVVPGASRSTGIGILTAKGGPSADPSSDALSPTRSHSDPNIVASASRLSASRRPMTRRRRLESTPEFHHAKSTKRMSTPRRRHHNSQIQFEPIDSSSPLHNESQHLTERQKEVRERQRQNAVLYTDVQSSFSPPSAHKLPGPSTQRNAPQSPQVAQESTPKHSKSFEDLISLTPTPRRGQVLQMDDFNDPPSSPPAPRPYPFLSEIQSRSRAGSVMESWEFSSPPGSPLDIQQREESELQPTGPADIESPKKLRRYSKRKRRMEAEACQSNDHAVSNKREDEGVLSLKAKDQPSQRSLTAPATPGEGRITRARTAQVTPKLENGSAKGSKSLSRRCSSRCVEAENKTTEQKVDGTKSGAPSDLQDAAQHGKDATRPIDGSQLCGRIEGGSKTPLGSRGCILVHTDSTCPSPEKPENATVETPAPVIPSTAEPSEKTETSRSRRKRKRAGKQSDKGNKRRRSGTDEIQELSDREQSESEPSVPQTCDDKNDPIEGIETRRGLRQRQQQALLRESRQAQRDAKHRAKSPCGNMDGGDTDEEVQSQLVKESNEASQQNHLEGDDQGANKDEIAGGANEDEMELEVEPAVGETMETFVGTKSSAGPPVGGESPLTIMETLRSGLDKLRSASLSREKVYEVEDILMDMKRELFEAERRGRGRTRKRKSRGQ, encoded by the exons atggcatctTCAGTAGCCTCGGCCTCTTCCTCAAATATTCTCATCGCACTGCCAGCTCGGCCGCCAACTCCTCCTCGTGAAGCTAGCCACGAAGTCGACGTCTCTCTCAAATCCATCGTTCTGGGGCGAGCCTCGGCCTTTGACCCAATATTGAGTCTTCATACCCCTCCGAATGCCCACTCCTTCACCTCACCTGTTGCTACAGGATCCAACCCCAGCTCCAGTCGTGCTCGGAAGAAGGTGGAGTGGTCCTCTCACACAGACTATCGGGAGGCTCCCCAATATCCCGAAGGTCTCAAGGCCGTCAAATCTTCGCCATTTTCAGCTCCGTCGTCTGCAACACGCTTTAAACCCGTCAAGAGCATCCTTAAGCCTTCCTCGTCCCCGAATCCTTTAGCTTCATGCTTTACGAACGAGCTCGATGGTCCCTCTCCGCTTAATATAATTGAAATGCTGGACTCGACTATCAAGCAGCTGGCTGGAGCAGACCGGGACTCCAAGCTGGATGCATATATGATGCTTTCCAGagccctcaaggcctccAACAACCTTCCGGATCGAGTCGCCTTGCAAAACAAGATGAGCCTATTTATGCAATTTGTTCAGCGCGATATGACGGCAAAGTCGGACCATGGAAACCTAGACACGTCTCTGATCAATCATTCTCTCACACTACTTGCCACCTTTCTTCACTTCCCGGCCATTGCGTCTACCCTGACCTCTGATTTCAGCGTTTTCGTCGTCGAGCAGTCCATCCGCTCGTTTGAAGATGAGGCGATGCCCAAGGATGTGATACGACATCTTATGCAAGTGATGGCATTTCAGAACTTTTCTGCCAAGGTCATGACCTCAGAGAGAGTTGGCCGTCTTATAGCAGCTTTGCACAAGATTGAACACCACTTGAAGGGGAAAAGCATCATAATGAGCCGCCTACACATATACAAGCGACTCATCAAACAGTCCAGAAACCACATGGCTGCCCACCTTGATTGGCTCAAGGATATGTTCACTGACATGCTCAGTTCTGTCAAAGACATTCGCTCACAAGCCATTAGCTTGGGGTCGGAGGCGGGTTTTGCGTTGCGGTCCGAAAAACAATTACTTCGAAAAGCGAGCGAACTATTTCAAGCAGCCAACGATACCGAAACATACATCGACTTCTATATCAAGAGGCTGCAGGCGATGGTCAAGGAAAAACATTGTTGCCACTTCGTCCCCCAAATATGGAGCGTTGTCATCCTATTTCTTCGTTGTCCCCTAGATAGATGGCAGCACTATGGACCTTGGTTGACCCTGGTGCAGTCTGCCTTCAACATGACGGACAACTCCACTAAACAAGAAGCCAACTTTGCTTGGAACAGATACCTCTATCTCTCGCTTTCGGACAACAGAGTCAGCCCCAAGTGCATTGCGACGTTATGTCAGCCTCTTCTCAGCCAACTTCGCAGAAAATCGAGCGCGAAACAGCCAGAAGAGGCCTTGAAACTGCGCAGGGTGGTAATTGGTGGTATATGCAACCTATACTACTACGCCTTTACTCCCGGTAGTGACAAATACGATACGGATGTCTTGTGGGATGTTGCCGTGCAACCTATCATAAGCCAACTCATCAGCCTGGATGGTATGCCTGACGTCCCTGGAGATGGCATTATGCAAGCAGCTAGATTACTTGTTGGTCTTCTGGATGTTGTCACACCACGAATATGGAGGCAAGACCGCATCGTTGATCTGCCTCCAGTCAAACCGGACGAACTCCCTGCCATTGATTCGAAGTGGGTTAGAAGGAATTGTGACAAAGTGTTGCAATTGGTGGGACCTGTCATTCAAAAAAAATTCATTGATCTTGCGAATAAAGACAGCTTGATCTACCGATTGTGGCAGGCACTTGTGGGGTCTGTTGCAGCTGCCTCTGCAAAAGATATCAAGGTTTCCGAGGATACGGCCAAATTTGTTGGCTGTACGTTCGGTTTACTTTCTACAGTCTTTACGGCGGAGAATGCTGAGCCCGAATCTACTTCGTCGAACTCAAAATTTCTCTCTGGGGTCTCTAATTTTGTACAAATTCTCATCGATGGACTAGGACTTCTCCCATTTACTGAGAAAAGACTCTCTATGACTGTTCTGAACACATTTGAGCCAGTTGCTACGCCATCACAGCGATTAGACCGATCGGATAAGCCTAGAGGGGTTGTACGTATGCCTCTGCATCACTTGTTCGTCATGCTTGCTGCTGTCCCTGTTGGCGGcagcgatgacgatgccTTGGCTAGGTTTTTCCAGTCAATTTTCGAGCCGTTTTTGAAAGGCAGAAGTGTCAAAGGACGTTTCGACTTGGCAAAAGAGCTGCTGCAGCTGTTACCTCGCAACTCTTTGTCGCCATATGGGCCATGGTTGCTGGCTGCAGATTGTGCTAAAGCGTGCCTTGACAAGCGTTCAGTTCTTACCGCTGGGTGTATCCCAGTTCCAGATAAAATGAACGGCCCGGAGTTCCGAGAAATTGTGTCTCTAATAGAACGTGGTCTCAGCTCTCACCCAAATTTGCCTCCTCGACAGTGGACTCCCTTCTTTGAAACCGTTGCTACACAAGTCTCAAGTGAttttggcgatgctggctgTTCTCTAGTCGTCATCGAACCTTTAGCCAAAGCTATATTAGACATGCCGGGTGCGGCAACTGAAGGCCTATCTCCTTTGATCATCCAAGCTGTCACCTCTCTCTTCAATTATGCGAAACTGCCTCGAGACAAACAAGCCGTGGAATCTGCTCGGTCAAGGCTCTGGGGAGCGCCTCCAACTCTGCCCAAAATGACGTTATTCGACCCACTCGATCATCTATACAAACTTGGAAATCACTTTTTGGCAGCTTTGTATGACCAGCAATTGGACACAGATTGGAATGTGCGTGCTGTGCCATtgctcgaggccgtggaTACATTCTTGGTAAAAAACTGGCCCCTCTTCGGAATAGAGGTGTTAAGCAAACTGCAAACCGGACTCGGCGTATGGCTTCAGAACGAAAAGACTCATATTCAAGAGAAGCATGAGTCTTCTTTGTTCACGTGT GTTGCTACTATCTGGGACCATGTTTGCTCGAATCTCGCTGCTCAAGAACGGCCGAACAGAAGAAGTTTGGACGTTATTGAGCCAGTCCTAACGGCTGCCTTCAAAAGTACACATGCGACTATCGTGAATAGAACATGCGTGATGTGGAATGCAATCATGAAGGGTGATGAAGATATCCAATGTTCAGACAGTCTCATGGCGATCATTTCTTCTGTGCGATCTAAGGTTGATATTGTTGTTCCAGGTGCCAGCAGAAGTACTGGCATCGGAATACTGACTGCCAAGGGAGGCCCATCAGCCGACCCCAGCTCGGATGCTCTATCCCCAACAAGATCGCATTCTGATCCCAACATTGTAGCGTCAGCCTCGAGATTGTCTGCATCTAGAAGGCCAATGACCAGGAGACGACGCCTAGAATCGACACCAGAGTTCCATCACGCAAAGTCAACAAAACGAATGAGCACACCGCGCCGCCGACATCATAACTCTCAAATACAATTCGAGCCAATTGATTCATCCTCACCCTTGCATAATGAATCTCAGCATCTGACAGAACGCCAGAAGGAAGTCCGCGAAAGGCAGCGTCAAAATGCAGTCTTATACACAGACGTCCAATCCAGCTTCTCTCCACCATCCGCCCACAAGTTGCCCGGGCCAAGCACACAAAGGAATGCGCCTCAGAGTCCGCAAGTGGCACAGGAGAGCACCCCTAAACATAGTAAATCCTTCGAAGACCTGATTAGCTTGACACCAACCCCCAGGCGCGGCCAGGTGTTGCAAATGGATGACTTCAATGACCCCCCGTCTTCGCCGCCTGCACCCCGCCCGTACCCCTTTCTATCTGAGATCCAATCTCGATCGAGGGCAGGAAGTGTCATGGAAAGCTGGGAGTTTTCCTCGCCACCGGGGTCCCCCCTTGATATTCAGCAAAGAGAAGAATCAGAGCTGCAACCTACTGGCCCTGCAGACATTGAATCACCAAAGAAATTGCGTCGCTACtcgaaaagaaaaagacgtATGGAAGCCGAAGCTTGCCAGTCTAACGACCATGCAGTCTCTAACAAGCGCGAAGATGAGGGTGTGTTGAGTCTTAAAGCCAAAGATCAGCCATCCCAGCGTTCCTTGACAGCACCCGCCACACCCGGAGAAGGTAGAATTACACGAGCAAGAACAGCTCAAGTCACGCCGAAGCTCGAGAATGGCTCGGCGAAGGGATCCAAGTCACTATCCCGTCGCTGTTCTTCACGGTGTGTGGAGGCGGAAAACAAGACGACAGAACAAAAGGTAGATGGCACAAAGTCTGGTGCACCCTCGGATCTACAGGACGCGGCGCAGCATGGCAAAGATGCCACGAGGCCAATAGATGGCTCACAACTTTGTGGCCGCATAGAAGGAGGTTCAAAGACCCCACTTGGGTCTCGCGGGTGTATTTTGGTACACACAGACTCTACTTGTCCATCACCCGAAAAACCGGAAAATGCGACAGTTGAAACGCCAGCCCCCGTGATACCATCTACTGCCGAGCCTTCGGAGAAGACAGAAACAAGCAGATCTcggaggaaaagaaagagggcCGGAAAGCAATCCGACAAGGGCAACAAAAGGCGACGATCTGGTACTGATGAAATTCAAGAATTATCGGACAGAGAACAAAGCGAATCCGAACCGTCTGTACCGCAGACTTGCGACGACAAGAACGACCCTATTGAGGGTATAGAGACTAGACGTGGCCTTCGACAGAGGCAACAACAGGCGCTTCTTCGCGAGTCAAGACAGGCTCAGAGAGATGCTAAGCATCGAGCCAAGAGTCCATGTGGGAATATGGATGGTGGTGATACTGACGAGGAAGTACAATCTCAATTGGTAAAGGAATCTAATGAGGCGTCACAGCAGAACCACCTAGAGGGAGATGACCAAGGTGCGAACAAGGACGAAATTGCAGGAGGAGCCAATGAGGATGAGATGGAGCTCGAAGTAGAGCCGGCGGTTGGTGAAACCATGGAAACTTTTGTTGGCACAAAATCAAGTGCAGGACCACCAGTTGGAGGAGAAAGTCCCCTAACAATTATGGAAACTCTGCGGAGTGGGCTCGATAAACTACGCAGTGCATCTCTCAGTAGAGAGAAGGTGTATGAAGTTGAGGATATTTTGATGGATATGAAGCGTGAGTTGTTTGAAgcggagaggagaggaagaggacgaaCCAGGAAGAGAAAATCAAGAGGCCAGTGA
- the STL1_2 gene encoding Sugar transporter STL1: MVKKFFGLSGQALNWAIGAIAGCDFLLFGYDQGVMGGILTLPIFLEQFPDINDTENGLTDAEKSNRSTYQGIAVASYNLGCFIGAVITIFIGNPLGRRRMIFLGTAIMVVGAALQASAFTLEHFIIGRIITGLGNGGNTSTVPMWQSETCSAHKRGKLVMIEGALITGGIMISYWVDLGLSFAPGSVAWRFPLAFQIVFCIFILAFVLGLPESPRWLILKGRDAEAREVIAAIAEVENDDKYVENEFRAIKDTVAEMSKGSFADCFARDNNRTLHRTIIAYVNQMFQQISGINLITYYAATIYRRLGMSPFLSRLLAALNGTEYFIASWPAVFLVERIGRRKLMLFGAAGQAATMAILAGVGSQENNHACQIAGIVFLFVFNTFFAVGWLGMTWLYPAEITPLRTRAPANALSTSSNWIFNFMVVMITPVAFTNIKYNTYTIFAIINAIMVPSVYFFFPETAYRSLEEMDIIFQKVKGWRGAFTVVHQAEIEPRRYGKNGELLISINEPGEKNNTEHRNGSSSETSADINNNMFTNIDEETQRRRS, from the exons ATGGTGAAGAAATTCTTTGGCCTCTCCGGCCAGGCCCTTAATTGGGCCATTGGAGCAATAGCAGGATGTGACTTCCTGCTTTTTGGTTATG ACCAAGGTGTTATGGGCGGCATTCTCACACTTCCCATCTTCCTTGAACAGTTCCCGGACATCAACGACACTGAAAATGGCTTGACAGACGCCGAAAAGTCCAATCGATCAACTTACCAAGGCATCGCTGTCGCCTCGTACAACCTGGGCTGTTTTATCGGTGCagtcatcaccatcttcatcggCAATCCTCTTGGCCGCAGACGTATGATCTTCCTTGGTACCGCCATCATGGTTGTTGGAGCGGCTCTTCAAGCCTCTGCTTTCACTCTCGAGCATTTCATCATTGGACGCATCATCACTGGGTTGGGCAATGGTGGAAACACTTCCACCGTGCCCATGTGGCAATCCGAGACTTGCTCAGCTCACAAACGTGGCAAACTTGTCATGATTGAAGGTGCACTCATCACTGGAGGTATTATGATCTCATACTGGGTGGACCTTGGCTTGTCCTTTGCGCCCGGCTCTGTCGCTTGGCGTTTCCCCCTGGCCTTCCAGATTGTCTTCTGTATTTTCATTCTGGCATTTGTACTTGGCTTACCCGAATCTCCTCGGTGGCTCATCCTCAAAGGTCGCGATGCCGAGGCTCGAGAGGTCATTGCCGCTATTGCTGAGGTTGAAAACGACGACAAATATGTTGAGAACGAATTTCGCGCCATCAAGGACACTGTTGCAGAGATGAGCAAGGGTAGCTTCGCAGATTGCTTCGCTCGTGACAATAACCGCACGCTGCACCGCACCATTATCGCCTATGTCAATCAGATGTTCCAGCAGATTTCAGGTATCAACCTTATTACGTATTATGCTGCTACTATCTACCGTCGTCTTGGTATGAGTCCATTCTTATCTCGCCTCCTCGCTGCTTTAAACGGCACCGAGTACTTCATTGCATCGTGGCCGGCTGTGTTTCTCGTCGAACGCATTGGTCGTCGAAAGCTCATGTTGTTCGGTGCTGCTGGTCAggccgccaccatggccattcttGCAGGTGTAGGCTCGCAGGAAAACAACCACGCTTGCCAAATTGCAGGTATCGTGTTTCTCTTTGTTTTCAACACTTTCTTTGCAGTTGGCTGGCTCGGCATGACTTGGTTATACCCGGCCGAGATTACTCCTCTACGTACCCGTGCCCCAGCCAACGCCTTGTCTACTTCTTCCAACTGGATCTTCAACTTCATG gttGTTATGATCACTCCTGTCGCCTTTACCAACATCAAGTACAACACTTACACCatcttcgccatcatcaatgccattATGGTTCCTTCCGtctacttcttcttcccagAAACTGCGTACCGATCTCTTGAAGAAATGGACATTATTTTCCAGAAAGTCAAGGGTTGGAGGGGTGCCTTTACCGTCGTACACCAAGCCGAAATCGAGCCACGGCGCTACGGTAAAAACGGAGAACTTCTCATCAGCATTAATGAGCCTGGCGAGAAGAACAACACGGAGCATCGCAACGGCAGTTCTAGTGAAACTAGCGCTGATATTAATAACAACATGTTTACCAACATCGACGAAGAAACACAACGCCGCCGGTCGTAA
- the YEAD gene encoding Glucose-6-phosphate 1-epimerase: MVDRPNKPSALATTPGLPPQPQVTISDGSSRVSATLSTGESVEVLLFGATVLSWKDAAGNEKLWLSKDTKLDGSKGVRGGIPLVFPLFGPATPNHEATSKLPQHGLARTARWEFLGKSTSEGSSSSSSVKLDFGLSSDSLAEHTKALWPYKFGLLYSVTLDRESLTTTLVITNDGEEPFDCQMLLHTYFNIKDISAVQIAGLEDSKYVDKVDGAKTKTESSSPVTFSGEMDRVYTPAKGPGHPIVISDTGRPCFRIVRDNLDQVVVWNPWIEKAQGMSDFAPKDGYKNMVCVEAGSVDGWQKLDKGDAFEGAQTIYIL; encoded by the exons ATGGTGGACAGACCAAACAAGCCGTCAGCTTTGGCTACCACTCCAGGTCTACCTCCCCAGCCGCAGGTGACCATCTCAGATGGTAGCTCCCGTGTCTCGGCTACTCTTTCCACGGGAGAGAGTGTTGAAGTCTTGCTCTTCGGCGCTACTGTCCTCAGCTGGAAGGATGCTGCGGGGAATGAGAAGTTGTGGTTGAGCAAGGATACGAAGCTAGATGGGTCTAAAGGCGTTCGCGGAGGTATTCCTTTGGTGTTTCCG TTATTCGGGCCTGCAACCCCCAACCATGAAGCTACCTCAAAGCTGCCCCAGCATGGGCTTGCTAGAACTGCTCGATGGGAGTTTCTGGGGAAATCTACCAGTGAAGGCTCCagttccagctccagcgtAAAGCTTGATTTTGGTCTCTCATCTGATTCTCTTGCCGAACATACCAAGGCTCTTTGGCCCTATAAGTTTGGTTTACTATACAGCGTTACCTTAGATCGGGAGAGCTTGACTACGACGCTTGTCATAACTAATGATGGCGAAGAGCCTTTTGATTGCCAAATGCTGCTACATACATATTTCAACATCAAG GACATATCTGCCGTCCAAATCGCTGGGTTGGAAGACTCCAAGTATGTTGACAAGGTAGATGgagccaagaccaagaccgaATCTTCATCGCCGGTGACATTCTCTGGTGAAATGGACCGTGTTTACACTCCGGCCAAAGGTCCTGGACACCCCATTGTCATTTCTGATACCGGCCGCCCTTGCTTCCGGATTGTCAGAGATAATCTTGACCAAGTTGTTGTGTGGAACCCTTGGATCGAGAAAGCCCAGGGGATGTCCGACTTCGCTCCCAAGGACGGCTATAAGAACATGGTTTGTGTCGAAGCAGGGAGTGTTGATGGCTGGCAAAAATTGGACAAGGGTGACGCCTTTGAAGGTGCCCaaactatttatattttGTAA
- the aro-8 gene encoding Phospho-2-dehydro-3-deoxyheptonate aldolase: MASQPWTPSTWRSKPIKQAPSYPEPEKLTKVVKELSRMPPLVHPNEILALKAHLRDVAHGKAFLLQGGDCAELFDYCEQGAIESKIKLLLQMSVVLIWGTNKRVVRIGRMAGQYAKPRSSPTEMYQGREIPSFRGDILNGYHVDERDIDPNRLTKAYHYSAATLNYIRTSIASGIADLHRPLDWGLGHVRDPVLKEKYSSIASSIQQTLRFLQVINSRPDELHTVELFTSHEGLLLEYEEPLTRLLESPPARPAPPASSRAPSPPLPADDDEPKTQQAYYDTSAHFIWIGDRTRQLDHAHVEFFRGIANPIGVKVGPTTPTSDLLDLLRTLNPDCEPGKITLITRYGANKVGELLPKHIRAVEDSEYRRCVVWQCDPMHGNTLSTPSGIKTRRFNDIYKELQESLRIHKEQGSYLGGVHLELTGDAVTECLGGSEGLEEDDLSTNYTSFCDPRLNEKQALELAFLVADHFSQEQKSDS, from the exons ATGGCTTCTCAACCCTGGACTCCGTCAACATGGCGCTCTAAGCCCATCAAGCAGGCTCCCAGTTACCCTGAGCCGGAGAAGCTGACCAAGGTCGTCAAAGAGCTCTCGCGCATGCCGCCGCTGGTTCACCCCAACGAGATCCTGGCTCTCAAGGCTCACCTCAGAGATGTTGCTCATGGCAAGGCCTTTCTCCTACAAGGAGGCGACTGCGCCGAGCTCTTCGACTACTGTGAGCAGGGCGCCATCGAATCCAAGAtaaagctgctgctgcagatgaGCGTGGTTCTCATTTGGGGCACCAACAAACGTGTTGTTCGTATCGGCCGAATGGCTGGCCAGTATGCTAAGCCTCGATCAAGCCCAACCGAGATGTATCAGGGCCGCGAGATCCCGAGCTTTAGAGGCGATATTCTGAATGGCTATCACGTCGATGAAAGAGACATCGATCCCAACCGCCTGACCAA AGCCTACCATTACTCTGCGGCCACCCTCAACTACATCCGTACTTCCATTGCGTCCGGAATCGCAGACCTTCACCGGCCCCTGGACTGGGGCCTGGGTCACGTTCGTGACCCAGTCTTGAAGGAGAAGTACTCGTCCATTGCCAGCAGCATTCAGCAGACCCTCCGTTTCTTGCAAGTCATCAATTCTCGCCCAGATGAGCTGCACACCGTCGAGCTCTTCACCAGTCACGAGGGACTCCTTCTAGAGTACGAAGAACCTTTGACACGACTGCTAGAATCGCCGCCGGCTCGTCCAGCACCCcccgccagcagcagagcACCCTCGCCTCCACTACCTgcggatgatgacgagcCCAAGACGCAGCAGGCCTACTATGACACATCTGCGCACTTCATTTGGATCGGAGATAGAACCCGCCAACTCGACCATGCCCATGTTGAATTCTTCCGTGGCATTGCCAACCCCATTGGCGTCAAAGTTGGCCCTACGACACCAACCTCCGATCTCCTAGACCTGTTGCGGACACTCAATCCCGATTGTGAGCCCGGCAAGATCACTCTGATTACTCGTTATGGTGCCAACAAGGTCGGCGAGCTGTTGCCCAAGCACATTCGTGCAGTTGAGGACTCTGAGTACCGCCGATGCGTTGTCTGGCAATGCGACCCCATGCATGGCAACACCCTATCCACGCCTTCCGGTATCAAGACGCGCCGTTTTAACGATATTTACAAAGAACTTCAGGAGTCGCTTCGCATCCACAAGGAGCAGGGCAGCTACCTCGGCGGTGTTCATCTCGAGCTTACCGGCGACGCCGTCACAGAGTGCCTGGGAGGCAGTGAAGGTCTCGAGGAGGACGACTTGTCCACCAACTACACCTCCTTCTGCGATCCTCGACTCAACGAAAAACAAGCTCTTGAGCTTGCATTCCTAGTCGCCGATCACTTTTCACAGGAGCAAAAAAGCGATTCTTAA